In one Parabacteroides sp. FAFU027 genomic region, the following are encoded:
- a CDS encoding LamG-like jellyroll fold domain-containing protein, with protein sequence MKKTSIFLNVKRWNKLGLFSLAMLAAASTYAQDVTTGLKALYSFESVAGGVVNDDSGNGLSATVFGAATAIPGYSGNSMNFPTVASPAADYLLMPNDFTTSVTDFTVATWVKVDNPRGWARIFDFGANTSNYMFLCPNQGSATGNLRFAIRTTSVNEQQLNGPSGLTTGQWAHVAVTLSGTTGTLYVNGAVVATNTSMTLNPSSLGSTTQNYIAKSQWPDPGFNGSLDDFRFYSRALTRADILKLMGYPVELDQQKALLTAKYLTTQDSMAVTSNITLPTQMGPNVTVKWASSNNSIIDTFGVVTRPNIYQAPVRLTATLSQTVNGKVYTATKDIMFIVAGPTAVPDFLATWNFDTDKISSQNGVITVVDNESGFVGTCKNGARIRTIGDPSGDQFNVVDLGSNNGYFDMGTEFGKAMYGLADYTVQTYFRLPENFSFSGNGHFLWYFANRDSSTQNPIGNIILGLNNQRYAISPTTWYGEQGLETGTNAGVGAWHHMCFAQKGNVGTLYVDGAQVAQNTTMTNVPGITLRRNDQAGTLCNWLGKSGYTGDAYTPNALYYGFQLLNVAVSGDDLTQGDFAVPTTLGKLNAAYTANPDYVSTSIITEASNLSIGDTTAVTANLTLPTSGILDPTISIAWASNHNEIISNTGVVTSPFYHAYKVKLTATLSKGVQTVTKVFNVNVLPKAGTEFTNNLVVKYDFSNVTNDTIVTDGAEKHFTGIVKNDAKIRTIGTSATGTYKVLSLGDSLNTKGYFDMGTEVGKVMYGLSDYTVGAYYRIDPAYTALSSNGNFLWNFSNSKDIINDPTGYMIGSLRNQAATITGGNWGGEQTVALGSIALTGNWHHFLYAQKDTIGTIYVDGMVVQSGTVKQNPINTLVKDQRLGTLYNWIGRSCYTGDVYLRQALVADFRVYSKALTEEEIQTGLAINDMMGALDAAYAANTGMSVASVKASQYKVIASEGLITIQGLNGGEKVSLFDITGRQFKVTTPSSITVKSGMYIVKVNDYVTKVIVK encoded by the coding sequence ATGAAAAAGACGTCTATCTTTTTGAACGTAAAGAGGTGGAACAAGCTTGGCCTCTTTTCGTTAGCGATGCTGGCTGCTGCTTCTACCTACGCACAGGATGTGACAACCGGATTGAAGGCTCTCTATTCGTTTGAATCAGTGGCCGGTGGTGTTGTAAATGATGATTCCGGAAATGGCCTTTCGGCAACAGTATTCGGAGCTGCAACCGCAATACCCGGTTACAGTGGAAATTCAATGAACTTCCCCACCGTGGCTTCACCAGCAGCAGACTATCTGCTAATGCCGAACGACTTTACCACCTCCGTGACTGATTTTACAGTTGCTACCTGGGTGAAAGTGGACAACCCAAGAGGTTGGGCGCGTATCTTTGACTTTGGAGCAAATACTTCGAACTATATGTTCTTGTGTCCTAACCAGGGTTCTGCAACCGGTAATCTTCGTTTTGCTATCAGAACGACTTCTGTCAATGAGCAGCAACTTAACGGACCTTCAGGTCTGACAACAGGTCAATGGGCACACGTGGCTGTAACCTTGTCAGGTACAACCGGTACATTGTATGTTAATGGTGCCGTTGTAGCTACAAACACCAGTATGACTCTTAACCCATCCTCTCTGGGCTCAACTACTCAAAACTATATTGCGAAATCACAATGGCCAGACCCGGGCTTTAATGGTAGCCTGGATGACTTCCGCTTCTATAGCAGAGCGTTGACCCGCGCTGATATTCTCAAATTGATGGGATATCCGGTTGAGTTGGATCAACAAAAAGCGCTTTTGACCGCTAAATACCTGACTACTCAGGATAGTATGGCTGTAACATCCAATATTACATTGCCAACTCAGATGGGTCCAAATGTGACTGTTAAATGGGCATCTTCGAATAATAGTATTATTGATACCTTTGGTGTAGTTACACGTCCGAATATCTATCAGGCTCCTGTTAGATTGACTGCGACTCTGTCTCAAACCGTAAATGGTAAAGTTTATACTGCTACTAAAGATATCATGTTCATCGTAGCCGGTCCGACTGCTGTACCTGATTTCCTGGCAACCTGGAATTTCGATACGGATAAAATTTCTTCTCAGAATGGTGTGATAACCGTGGTCGATAATGAAAGCGGTTTCGTGGGAACCTGTAAAAATGGCGCAAGAATCCGTACAATTGGCGATCCTTCCGGAGATCAGTTTAATGTAGTTGACCTGGGAAGCAATAACGGTTACTTTGATATGGGAACCGAGTTCGGTAAAGCTATGTATGGATTGGCAGATTATACTGTTCAAACTTATTTCCGTCTGCCGGAAAACTTCTCGTTCAGTGGAAATGGTCACTTTCTTTGGTACTTTGCTAACCGTGACAGTAGTACTCAAAATCCTATCGGTAATATCATCCTCGGTTTGAATAACCAAAGATATGCGATCAGCCCAACCACATGGTATGGTGAACAAGGACTAGAGACTGGTACTAATGCCGGTGTAGGGGCTTGGCATCATATGTGTTTTGCTCAGAAAGGAAATGTTGGAACACTTTATGTTGACGGTGCACAGGTAGCACAAAATACTACAATGACGAATGTGCCGGGTATAACATTACGCAGAAATGACCAGGCCGGTACGCTTTGCAACTGGTTAGGTAAATCTGGTTATACCGGTGATGCTTATACTCCAAATGCTTTGTACTATGGCTTCCAGTTGTTGAATGTTGCTGTTTCGGGTGATGACTTGACTCAAGGTGATTTTGCTGTTCCAACTACGCTTGGTAAACTGAATGCAGCATACACTGCAAATCCAGACTATGTAAGCACTAGTATTATTACGGAAGCAAGTAATTTATCTATAGGTGATACTACTGCAGTGACAGCAAATCTGACTTTGCCTACAAGTGGTATATTGGATCCGACTATCTCTATCGCATGGGCATCTAACCACAATGAGATCATCAGTAATACCGGTGTGGTAACAAGTCCTTTTTACCACGCATACAAAGTAAAACTGACGGCTACTTTGTCAAAAGGTGTACAGACGGTAACCAAAGTATTTAATGTAAATGTATTGCCAAAAGCAGGTACTGAGTTTACCAATAACCTGGTTGTAAAATATGATTTCAGCAATGTAACCAATGATACTATCGTTACTGATGGCGCTGAAAAACACTTTACAGGTATTGTGAAAAATGATGCGAAAATCCGTACAATCGGTACTTCTGCAACCGGAACTTACAAAGTATTGTCATTGGGCGATAGCTTGAATACCAAAGGTTACTTTGATATGGGGACAGAAGTAGGTAAGGTTATGTACGGTTTAAGTGATTATACCGTTGGTGCTTACTACCGCATTGATCCTGCTTACACAGCTCTTAGCTCAAACGGTAACTTCCTATGGAATTTCTCTAACTCAAAAGATATCATCAACGATCCTACAGGTTATATGATTGGTAGCCTTAGAAATCAGGCTGCTACTATCACCGGTGGAAACTGGGGTGGTGAGCAAACTGTTGCGTTGGGTTCTATAGCTTTGACAGGTAACTGGCACCACTTTCTATATGCTCAAAAAGATACAATCGGTACAATCTATGTTGATGGTATGGTAGTACAGTCTGGAACAGTCAAACAAAATCCAATCAATACATTAGTTAAAGACCAACGTCTTGGAACTTTATACAACTGGATCGGTCGTTCTTGTTATACCGGTGATGTTTATCTTCGTCAGGCGCTTGTAGCTGATTTCAGAGTGTACAGTAAGGCATTGACAGAAGAAGAAATTCAAACAGGATTAGCTATCAATGATATGATGGGTGCTCTTGATGCTGCTTATGCTGCAAATACCGGAATGTCTGTAGCTTCAGTAAAAGCAAGCCAATACAAAGTAATTGCATCTGAAGGCCTGATCACAATTCAGGGATTGAACGGTGGCGAAAAAGTATCTTTGTTTGACATCACAGGTCGTCAGTTTAAAGTAACTACACCTTCTTCAATTACGGTCAAGTCAGGTATGTATATTGTAAAAGTAAATGACTATGTAACTAAAGTGATTGTTAAGTAA
- a CDS encoding sugar-binding domain-containing protein translates to MIRHKKQLLTIVLFIAGCIGSNAQKQNISERKQLFDYNWKFNLGDAPDAGAINFNDTGWRKLDLPHDWSIEGKTDPRNPMSGAGGYFLAGTGWYRKQFNVPADWKGKRISIYFEGVYMNSEVFVNGKSVGVHPYGYTSFEYDLTSFVDYGKENVISVRVDNSQQINCRWYSGSGIYRHVWMYVNNPVHVANWGVAITSPEVSAQKATVEVKTLVKNETGKPQNIILNAELTGENRIKQALNPIHVQLEANSTKEITQIISVNKPLLWSPETPHLYQAKISVTLDGKIVDVLNKNFGIRLIQYSAEKGFQLNGKTIKINGGCVHHDNGCLGAAAYDRAEERKVQLLKAAGYNTVRTSHNPPSEAFLNYCDKLGLMVLDEAFDGWRVSKNSHDYSKVFDAWSQRDIESMVLRDRNHPSVIMWSIGNEIIERKKPEAVETAKRLAGYVRHIDPTRPVTSAMTTWDKDWEIFDSLMAAHDICGYNYQMHKAESDHQRVPSRVILQTESYPRDAFSNWNMVQTHNYITGDIVWTAMDYLGESGIGRYYYPGDPKGEHWERDFYPWHGAYCGDIDLTGWRKPISHYRNLLWNDTEKLYLAIREPNPDNGKISETLWSVWPTWESWTWPGREEKQIEVEIYSKYPKVRLYLNNKLVGEKQTTKAEEFKATFPVVYTAGVLKAVGVVGEKEVESKLLKTAGAPAAIKLTADRKEIKANGQDLSYVTVEVVDKYGILQPNADNRLQFTVTGPGVIAGADNADLKDTDNYVSNNRKTWHGRAMVVIKSIKNAGEIRLSIRGNGLSEASVIIKSLPVEL, encoded by the coding sequence ATGATTAGACACAAAAAACAATTACTTACCATCGTCTTATTCATCGCCGGATGTATTGGCTCAAATGCCCAAAAACAGAATATCTCCGAACGTAAACAGCTGTTTGACTACAACTGGAAATTCAATTTAGGCGATGCTCCCGATGCCGGAGCTATAAATTTCAACGATACCGGTTGGCGGAAACTTGATTTGCCACACGACTGGAGTATTGAAGGAAAAACAGATCCGAGGAACCCGATGAGTGGGGCAGGAGGGTATTTCCTTGCCGGAACGGGATGGTATCGGAAGCAATTCAATGTGCCGGCTGACTGGAAAGGCAAACGCATCTCTATATACTTCGAAGGGGTGTATATGAATTCAGAAGTCTTTGTCAATGGGAAATCCGTTGGTGTGCATCCTTACGGCTATACGTCATTCGAATATGACCTTACTTCCTTTGTGGATTATGGCAAAGAGAATGTCATTTCCGTTCGGGTGGATAACTCGCAACAAATCAACTGTCGCTGGTATAGTGGGTCCGGCATCTACCGGCATGTATGGATGTATGTGAACAATCCTGTCCATGTTGCGAATTGGGGAGTAGCGATTACCTCACCTGAAGTCTCGGCTCAAAAAGCCACCGTTGAGGTCAAGACTCTTGTCAAAAATGAAACGGGAAAACCTCAAAATATAATTCTAAACGCAGAGCTCACTGGTGAAAACAGAATTAAGCAGGCTCTTAATCCTATTCATGTACAGCTTGAGGCAAATAGTACAAAGGAAATAACACAAATTATTTCTGTTAATAAACCGTTGCTCTGGAGCCCCGAGACTCCTCACTTATATCAGGCAAAAATCAGCGTAACCCTTGATGGTAAAATAGTGGATGTGTTGAATAAAAACTTTGGTATCCGCCTCATCCAATATTCTGCTGAAAAAGGATTTCAGCTTAATGGTAAAACAATCAAGATTAACGGTGGTTGTGTCCACCATGATAATGGTTGCCTGGGTGCAGCGGCCTATGACCGGGCCGAAGAACGGAAAGTGCAGTTGCTGAAAGCCGCAGGATACAATACGGTACGGACTTCACACAATCCTCCTTCGGAAGCATTCCTGAACTATTGTGATAAACTGGGATTGATGGTGTTGGATGAAGCATTTGATGGATGGCGGGTCAGTAAGAATTCGCACGACTATTCGAAAGTGTTTGATGCCTGGTCACAACGCGATATCGAGTCGATGGTGTTGCGAGACCGAAACCACCCGTCCGTAATCATGTGGAGTATCGGCAATGAAATCATCGAACGCAAGAAGCCAGAAGCAGTTGAAACAGCAAAAAGACTTGCCGGTTATGTTCGGCACATTGACCCGACTCGTCCTGTTACCTCTGCCATGACCACATGGGATAAGGATTGGGAAATATTCGATTCCCTGATGGCGGCGCATGATATTTGCGGATATAATTATCAAATGCACAAGGCGGAATCGGATCATCAACGGGTACCTTCCCGTGTTATTCTCCAGACAGAATCCTATCCACGGGATGCCTTCAGTAATTGGAATATGGTGCAAACCCATAATTACATCACCGGTGATATTGTTTGGACGGCCATGGACTATCTGGGTGAGTCGGGCATTGGCCGTTATTATTATCCGGGCGATCCTAAAGGAGAACACTGGGAACGTGATTTTTATCCATGGCACGGAGCTTATTGCGGTGATATCGACCTGACCGGTTGGCGAAAGCCGATTTCCCACTACCGCAATCTGCTGTGGAACGATACCGAGAAACTTTATCTGGCGATACGTGAACCCAATCCCGATAATGGTAAAATCAGTGAAACGCTTTGGTCAGTCTGGCCAACATGGGAAAGCTGGACATGGCCCGGTCGTGAAGAGAAACAAATTGAGGTAGAGATTTACTCGAAATATCCGAAAGTACGTCTTTACCTGAATAATAAATTGGTCGGGGAAAAGCAAACCACAAAAGCCGAAGAATTTAAAGCAACTTTTCCGGTCGTATATACAGCAGGCGTGTTGAAGGCTGTAGGCGTAGTTGGTGAAAAAGAGGTCGAAAGTAAACTCCTGAAAACAGCCGGAGCACCTGCCGCAATTAAACTGACCGCGGATCGAAAAGAGATAAAGGCAAACGGACAGGATTTATCTTATGTAACCGTTGAGGTAGTTGACAAATATGGCATATTGCAACCCAATGCCGATAACCGATTGCAATTTACAGTAACAGGTCCGGGAGTAATTGCCGGGGCGGATAATGCTGATCTGAAAGACACAGATAATTATGTATCCAACAACCGCAAGACATGGCATGGCCGGGCGATGGTGGTAATCAAGAGCATTAAAAACGCAGGTGAAATAAGGCTGAGTATTCGTGGAAATGGATTATCGGAAGCTTCTGTCATCATTAAATCATTGCCTGTAGAACTGTAA
- a CDS encoding T9SS type A sorting domain-containing protein, with translation MRLKNYLKCGLLLAILGVLSIANSSAQTWTAPTYNGSVPVSGTTYYIYNVGSKGFLNRGGYWAMQAVVSATPTANATPATIIKWTPTNTSGSIWTFQYNNGSNVSNNYLFAASTDPNSGDVYTDNSSNNTWDVVLTDAINNIYTIQAPSTFAGYMASQYLGSSATTESTNKGIANVVRFNRTSGDSYIQWKFVSQADFDLYNARVLLDRYMTYAKLRGGIDIASYITTYNAGVTADINAAAANLLTVLGRTEVTSSITNPSFETNSFTGWTNSGSFALQSNTPGQGWVKDGTYFCEKWTSGGGNLGTGSITQTVSGLTNGLYGIVASGHAVQQAGANPLHTGAFITAGASSAEISSGNDYNCDYAYVADGTLTIGYALQGTVACNWTGFDNFRLYYFGPVVTPVLTASVASLNYDDIYKTPSSFTVAAANLSAPITITAPAGITLGSTSLPANTTSASISVTYDGTSTVNGNITITSGSNVVTIPVKASSNAPCYTPLYTTGNLIADPTFSAASLADGGFGGWGPTGIDRKNPYCGRGSAYIFGSCWPNGGSIDRALSAANGNALKSNTTYRLRAMIKSQASTGTIFQIVVDGVNVGGTNTIYFDLPATNGWEQKDWTFTTGAVVAEKGIYFNSCAADQGKTSPAITDTCFIDNYELYEVQTPTNVKTVSEQVKNVYLSGNYIVSEFALAKESDVTMAVYDVQGKLMAKYTKWFSAGSNKKVIDTTLPTGIYIVKVTSDEFSVSKKVIK, from the coding sequence ATGAGATTGAAAAACTACCTGAAATGCGGGCTTTTACTAGCTATACTCGGCGTATTGAGTATTGCGAACAGTAGTGCCCAGACGTGGACAGCTCCTACTTACAACGGAAGTGTCCCGGTATCCGGAACCACCTATTATATCTATAATGTGGGTTCAAAAGGATTCTTAAACCGTGGTGGATACTGGGCTATGCAGGCAGTAGTGTCAGCAACACCTACTGCTAACGCAACTCCTGCAACAATTATTAAATGGACTCCGACAAACACCTCCGGCTCAATCTGGACATTCCAGTATAATAATGGCTCCAATGTTTCTAATAACTATCTGTTTGCGGCCAGTACAGACCCTAACTCCGGTGATGTTTATACTGATAATTCATCAAACAATACCTGGGATGTCGTATTGACAGATGCAATAAATAACATTTACACCATTCAGGCACCAAGTACTTTTGCAGGTTATATGGCATCGCAATATCTGGGTTCAAGTGCAACCACAGAGTCAACAAACAAGGGTATTGCTAATGTTGTGAGATTTAACAGAACCAGCGGTGATAGTTATATCCAGTGGAAATTTGTGTCTCAGGCAGATTTTGACCTCTATAATGCAAGAGTGTTGTTGGATAGATACATGACCTACGCAAAACTCAGAGGTGGCATTGACATTGCATCTTATATCACCACTTACAATGCTGGCGTAACAGCTGATATCAACGCAGCTGCTGCTAATCTGTTGACTGTGCTTGGAAGAACAGAAGTGACTTCTTCTATTACTAATCCAAGTTTTGAAACGAATAGTTTTACAGGGTGGACCAATAGTGGAAGCTTTGCTTTACAAAGTAATACTCCGGGACAAGGCTGGGTAAAAGATGGTACCTATTTCTGTGAGAAATGGACCTCTGGAGGAGGAAATTTAGGTACAGGCAGTATCACTCAAACTGTATCAGGCCTTACAAATGGATTGTATGGTATCGTAGCTTCGGGTCATGCCGTTCAACAAGCCGGAGCCAACCCACTTCATACCGGTGCATTTATTACTGCCGGAGCATCTTCTGCTGAAATTTCCTCAGGAAACGATTATAATTGTGATTACGCTTATGTTGCAGACGGAACATTGACAATTGGATATGCGCTGCAAGGTACGGTAGCTTGTAACTGGACCGGGTTTGATAATTTCAGACTCTATTATTTCGGACCGGTGGTAACTCCTGTTTTAACAGCTTCAGTTGCATCACTCAATTATGATGATATTTACAAGACTCCTTCATCGTTTACTGTTGCAGCAGCCAATCTGTCAGCTCCGATCACAATTACAGCTCCTGCCGGCATAACTTTAGGTTCGACTTCACTCCCGGCTAATACAACCAGTGCGTCCATTTCGGTTACTTATGACGGAACATCAACAGTTAATGGAAACATTACTATAACCAGTGGCAGTAACGTGGTTACCATTCCTGTTAAAGCATCTTCCAATGCACCCTGTTATACTCCTCTTTACACTACTGGCAACCTGATTGCAGACCCAACATTTAGTGCTGCTTCATTAGCTGATGGCGGTTTTGGCGGATGGGGCCCGACCGGTATTGACCGTAAAAATCCATATTGCGGTAGAGGTAGCGCTTACATTTTCGGTAGTTGCTGGCCTAACGGGGGGTCTATTGATCGTGCATTATCTGCTGCAAACGGCAACGCATTGAAATCTAATACTACGTATCGACTCAGAGCGATGATCAAATCACAGGCTTCTACTGGTACAATTTTCCAAATTGTGGTTGACGGAGTGAATGTTGGTGGGACGAATACCATATATTTTGATCTCCCTGCAACAAACGGTTGGGAACAAAAAGATTGGACTTTTACAACAGGGGCAGTAGTAGCCGAAAAAGGTATTTATTTCAACTCATGTGCAGCTGACCAGGGCAAAACCTCACCAGCAATTACAGATACTTGCTTTATTGACAACTACGAGTTATATGAAGTCCAGACTCCGACGAACGTAAAAACTGTATCTGAGCAAGTTAAGAATGTATATCTGAGCGGAAATTACATTGTGTCTGAATTTGCTTTGGCAAAAGAATCGGATGTTACTATGGCAGTTTATGACGTGCAGGGCAAACTGATGGCAAAATACACCAAATGGTTTAGTGCAGGCAGCAACAAAAAAGTGATTGATACCACTTTGCCTACCGGAATCTATATCGTAAAAGTCACTTCTGATGAATTCTCCGTTTCGAAGAAAGTAATCAAATGA
- a CDS encoding glycoside hydrolase family 44 protein, with product MKKQLAFRKLSLMSLAIGLLMSVSAWSQSVTISVDAAQNKRLISPSIYGKNDDLANPVQFYIDAGLHFSRMNHGNNATGYNWRKKITVSPDWFNNVYAEDWDAKAQNINSNYSSLQGMFAFQLLGRVASNTNNNFNDWAYMQAHPGFNGFGQNLAGGGTPDPAGGSKALVDGDINLFTQPWPADSSVAILPHWFGANGLGLNPAKFLYWNMDNEVDVWNGTHDYAMPTLISASAFMDRYIELAKKAKALYPGIKLCGPVATSEWQWYKWSSESIYINGRYYPWIEYFIKRLGDEYKATGIKLVDVVDIHNYPFYNNNTEALQGHRIYYDTTYVYPGSNGIYTSTGGWDTSLKQQYIFKRINGWLNEEFGANHGITTGVSEWGTMTTNSNPNIESVIYASHLGTFANNGVELFSPWNWSIGMWETLHLFKNAKQFSVSSTSSAENTVSAYSSVNQNADSLTVILVNRDMTASQNVTINLSNFNVSNGNYKTLQLSSLPTTETFVSETQNALKPSTVAVSSNSLTITVPALSTTAILLLKGVPPTVTYSTLKNVATSLLADGMGRYTDGSTAGQWSNSGSDAQQWVIETVGSYVKIRNKASGLYLDGLGSSTNGSVVAQKVSSASNNQQWQQVATGTNFKFKNRTSGLYIDGMGYTTNGSNLCQYKRSSNNNQVWTVTTLAGPQLVKSVATEVQPVENTGDNVLIYPTSFTSTFNVKVDNPSDVVRIAVYDKIGKDVESVSSSSVSSLMIMGASLKPDLYIVRVQGVNWAKSFKIIKRQ from the coding sequence ATGAAAAAACAATTAGCTTTTAGAAAACTCAGTTTAATGAGTTTGGCAATCGGACTTCTAATGTCCGTGAGTGCTTGGTCGCAGTCAGTAACTATATCCGTAGATGCTGCGCAAAACAAACGCCTGATTTCCCCGAGCATCTACGGGAAAAATGACGACCTAGCAAATCCTGTGCAGTTTTACATAGATGCGGGGCTACACTTTTCGCGGATGAACCACGGCAATAACGCCACAGGTTACAACTGGCGAAAAAAAATTACGGTTTCTCCCGACTGGTTTAATAATGTGTATGCCGAAGACTGGGATGCAAAGGCACAAAACATTAATAGCAACTATTCCAGCTTGCAGGGCATGTTTGCTTTCCAGTTGCTGGGTAGAGTCGCATCCAACACAAATAATAATTTCAATGACTGGGCATACATGCAAGCACACCCGGGTTTTAATGGTTTTGGTCAAAATTTAGCCGGAGGGGGAACGCCTGACCCAGCCGGGGGAAGTAAGGCACTTGTTGACGGAGACATTAATTTGTTCACTCAACCTTGGCCTGCCGATTCTTCAGTGGCCATCCTTCCTCACTGGTTTGGTGCAAATGGTTTAGGCTTGAACCCGGCTAAATTCCTTTATTGGAATATGGACAACGAGGTAGATGTATGGAATGGTACGCATGATTATGCTATGCCAACATTAATATCCGCTTCTGCATTTATGGATCGTTACATCGAATTGGCCAAAAAGGCAAAAGCTTTGTATCCGGGCATTAAACTTTGCGGTCCTGTTGCAACTTCCGAATGGCAATGGTACAAATGGTCATCTGAAAGTATATACATCAATGGCCGTTATTACCCATGGATTGAGTACTTCATAAAACGTCTGGGTGATGAGTATAAAGCAACTGGAATCAAATTGGTTGACGTTGTTGATATTCACAATTATCCATTTTATAACAACAATACAGAGGCATTGCAGGGGCATCGGATTTATTATGATACAACGTATGTTTATCCGGGTTCAAATGGTATTTATACAAGTACCGGCGGATGGGATACATCGCTTAAACAACAATATATTTTCAAACGTATCAACGGTTGGTTAAACGAAGAATTTGGTGCAAACCATGGCATTACAACCGGAGTAAGCGAATGGGGTACAATGACCACAAACAGCAACCCAAACATTGAATCTGTAATATACGCTTCACATCTGGGCACATTTGCAAACAATGGTGTTGAATTATTTTCACCCTGGAACTGGTCTATCGGTATGTGGGAAACGTTGCACTTGTTTAAAAATGCTAAACAATTCAGTGTTTCCAGTACTTCCAGCGCAGAAAATACAGTATCGGCTTATTCTTCGGTAAACCAGAATGCTGACTCGTTAACAGTGATACTTGTAAACCGCGATATGACAGCTTCTCAAAATGTAACAATCAATTTGAGCAATTTTAATGTTAGCAATGGAAATTACAAGACATTGCAATTGTCATCGTTGCCAACAACAGAGACTTTTGTGTCTGAAACACAAAATGCGCTGAAACCAAGTACGGTAGCCGTAAGTTCAAATTCTCTTACCATAACCGTTCCGGCACTCTCTACAACGGCTATTCTGCTTTTGAAAGGCGTTCCTCCTACTGTTACATATTCTACGCTGAAAAATGTTGCTACCTCATTATTGGCCGATGGCATGGGCAGATATACTGACGGTTCAACAGCCGGACAGTGGAGTAATAGTGGCAGTGATGCTCAGCAATGGGTTATCGAAACGGTAGGCAGCTACGTAAAAATTAGAAATAAAGCCAGTGGGTTGTATTTAGATGGATTGGGTAGCAGCACCAATGGTTCCGTTGTAGCTCAAAAAGTTAGTAGTGCCAGCAATAATCAACAATGGCAGCAAGTTGCCACAGGGACTAATTTTAAATTCAAAAACAGAACTTCAGGATTGTATATTGATGGTATGGGTTATACAACTAACGGCTCTAATTTGTGCCAGTATAAGAGAAGTAGTAACAATAATCAGGTTTGGACAGTTACAACGCTTGCTGGTCCGCAGTTGGTGAAGTCGGTGGCTACAGAGGTTCAACCGGTTGAGAACACCGGTGACAATGTGTTGATATACCCAACCTCATTCACATCAACTTTCAATGTAAAAGTAGATAACCCAAGTGATGTCGTAAGAATCGCAGTATATGACAAAATTGGCAAAGACGTTGAGAGTGTCAGTTCGTCGTCAGTGTCAAGCTTGATGATTATGGGCGCTTCGCTGAAGCCTGATTTATATATTGTTAGGGTACAAGGTGTAAATTGGGCAAAGTCATTCAAGATAATCAAAAGGCAATAG